Proteins from a genomic interval of Papaver somniferum cultivar HN1 chromosome 4, ASM357369v1, whole genome shotgun sequence:
- the LOC113276591 gene encoding uncharacterized protein At3g27210-like gives MGSCASVIKQEDSVSKSNKMFLVSSPVKQQQQKQVTQQVNGGGLINDLGSKYPSASTPPPSYKTLGDFGNKEETFFDSQAWLDSDCDDFYSVNGEFTPSASRGSSRGSTPLHLTSFMGTPQRAKSPLSEKAFNSIPETRSTEKRKKLADLFRDSFDAGKASDDQNASGKPLIAFGKLEVEKTNNLDDPPKSISETPVLSETNSVSSSVKSPDRIPKPDKEKLTKAVRRCLPKMIPSCSSAERKKRHSMSPIRNGGGAYNSTIA, from the exons ATGGGTTCTTGTGCTTCAGTTATAAAACAAGAAGATTCGGTTTCTAAGAGTAATAAAATGTTCTTAGTTTCATCACCTgtaaagcagcagcagcaaaaacaaGTCACTCAACAAGTCAATGGTGGTGGTCTGATCAATGATTTGGGTTCAAAGTATCCTTCAGCATCAACACCTCCTCCTTCGTATAAAACTCTAGGAGACTTTG GTAATAAAGAAGAGACCTTCTTTGATTCTCAGGCTTGGTTGGATTCAGACTGTGATGACTTTTACAGTGTTAATGGAG AATTTACTCCCTCGGCCTCCCGTGGAAGTTCTCGTGGTAGTACTCCTTTACACCTCACAAGCTTCATGGGAACACCTCAACGTGCTAAATCTCCTTTATCAGAGAAAGCATTCAACTCGATACCTGAAACACGCTCAACAGAGAAGAGAAAGAAACTTGCTGATCTCTTTCGAGATAGTTTCGATGCTGGCAAAGCCTCTGATGACCAAAATGCTTCAGGTAAGCCTCTGATAGCATTTggtaaactagaagttgaaaaaacAAATAACCTTGATGACCCTCCCAAATCTATAAGCGAAACCCCAGTTTTGTCAGAAACAAATTCGGTATCCAGTAGTGTCAAAAGTCCTGATAGAATTCCCAAACCTGATAAAGAGAAGTTAACTAAAGCTGTTCGACGCTGCCTGCCCAAAATGATTCCAAGCTGTAGTTCGGCTGAGAGAAAGAAGAGGCATAGCATGAGTCCCATCCGGAACGGCGGAGGAGCATATAACTCCACCATTGCTTGA
- the LOC113276592 gene encoding blue copper protein-like: MNGVYKVCLVMVLYALALGTAGTLAAKHVVTWDLSSDMNSWAKGKTFKVGDQLVFKYSSGLHSVVELSSEKEYKNCDIGNALDSKSSGSDEFKLTKAGTRYFACGTMGHCDQGMKVQIKTVAGTDSSSSSDNDQDSSSSTPSSTSSPSSTTSTTSTTSAAGVQSVAYLLLIFALVGTMSLFYVV, encoded by the exons ATGAATGGTGTATACAAAGTGTGTTTAGTAATGGTGCTCTATGCATTAGCTTTAGGCACTGCTGGAACTCTTGCAGCAAAACATGTCGTAACCTGGGATTTATCATCTGACATGAATTCTTGGGCAAAGGGAAAGACATTTAAAGTTGGAGACCAACTTG TTTTCAAGTATTCATCAGGCTTGCATAGTGTTGTGGAGTTATCGAGCGAAAAAGAGTACAAGAATTGTGATATTGGTAACGCATTGGATTCCAAGAGCAGCGGTAGCGATGAATTCAAGTTAACAAAAGCTGGTACTAGATATTTCGCTTGTGGGACAATGGGTCACTGTGATCAAGGGATGAAAGTACAAATTAAGACCGTCGCCggaactgattcttcttcttcatccgatAATGATCAGGACTCCTCTTCATCTACACCATCATCAACTTCATCTCCGTCATCTACAACATCCACGACTTCCACAACTTCAGCTGCTGGTGTTCAGTCTGTCGcatatcttcttttgatttttgcATTAGTCGGTAccatgagtttgttttatgtgGTCTGA
- the LOC113274271 gene encoding triacylglycerol lipase 2-like — protein sequence MAAMLVQDHNNSLVRWIMVSVVGFLLIVLHLPLGAYGSSRSTSTRSVLAHQPQVAIVPPEQVGLCASSVAIHGYNCQEFEVKTEDGYVLSMQRIPEGRVGGRGGRNKQPVLLQHGVLVDGMTWLLNSPEESLAFILADNGFDVWIANTRGTRFSRRHATLDSAFSPYWNWSWDELVSYDLPAAFDFVFRRTGQKINYVGHSMGTLVALASFSQEGGKLVSKLKSAALLSPVAYLSHMTTSIGVLAAKAFVGELTTWFGMAEFNPKGEAVGSFLKSLCSSPGIDCYDLLTSFTGKNCCLNASTVELFLKNEPQSTATRNMVHLSQTVRDGVLSKFDFGNINLNMQHYGQAKPPVYNLSNVPSNLPLFISYGGQDALSDVKDVEILLDSLKYHDGDKLTVQFVKDFAHADFVMGVSAKEIVYDALVAFFKRQI from the exons ATGGCTGCCATGTTAGTTCAGGATCACAATAATTCTCTGGTAAGATGGATTATGGTCAGTGTTGTGGGCTTTTTATTGATTGTACTCCATCTACCGCTCGGAGCTTATGGTTCTAGCCGCAGTACTAGTACCAGGAGTGTTCTTGCTCATCAACCTCAGGTTGCCATAGTCCCACCGGAGCAAGTTGGTTTATGTGCATCTTCAGTTGCCATACACGGCTATAACTGCCAGGAATTTGAG GTAAAAACAGAAGATGGGTATGTTTTAAGCATGCAAAGAATTCCAGAAGGCCGTGTGGGAGGACGCGGAGGGAGAAATAAGCAACCTGTCTTGCTACAACATGGTGTCCTTGTT GATGGAATGACATGGTTACTGAATTCACCTGAAGAGTCACTTGCTTTTATTTTGGCTGATAATGGGTTTGACGTTTGGATTGCTAATACCAGAGGAACTAGATTCAGCCGTCGTCATGCCACGCTCGATTCTGCCTTCTCG CCTTACTGGAACTGGTCATGGGATGAGCTAGTATCGTATGATCTACCAGCGGCCTTCGACTTTGTTTTCCGTCGAACTGGACAAAAGATTAACTATGTCGGTCATTCCATG GGAACATTGGTCGCATTGGCTTCATTTTCACAAGAAGGGGGTAAGTTGGTTAGCAAGTTGAAATCAGCTGCGTTGCTGAGCCCTGTTGCTTATTTGAGTCATATGACCACTTCCATAGGCGTCCTTGCTGCCAAAGCTTTCGTTGGAGAG TTAACTACATGGTTTGGTATGGCGGAATTCAATCCAAAAGG GGAGGCAGTAGGAAGTTTCCTTAAGTCGCTATGTTCGAGTCCAGGCATCGACTGCTACGACTTACTGACGTCATTTACAG GTAAAAACTGCTGCCTCAACGCCTCCACGGTCGAACTCTTCTTAAAGAACGAACCTCAGTCAACCGCAACTAGAAACATGGTCCATTTATCTCAGA CGGTTAGAGATGGAGTCCTGTCGAAATTCGACTTTGGaaacatcaacttaaacatgcaGCACTATGGACAAGCAAAACCTCCAGTGTACAACCTAAGTAATGTGCCAAGCAACCTTCCACTGTTCATAAGTTATGGAGGTCAAGACGCGCTCTCGGATGTTAAAGATGTTGAAATCTTACTAGACAGTCTTAAGTATCACGACGGAGACAAACTCACGGTTCAATTTGTGAAAGACTTTGCACACGCTGATTTTGTCATGGGAGTTTCCGCCAAAGAAATTGTCTATGATGCTCTTGTAGCTTTCTTCAAACGTCAAATATGA